Proteins from a single region of Carassius gibelio isolate Cgi1373 ecotype wild population from Czech Republic chromosome A5, carGib1.2-hapl.c, whole genome shotgun sequence:
- the LOC128009071 gene encoding NADPH oxidase activator 1-like, producing the protein MLYIELIRLWDEAVRAIDSRDWQGALTKLNQITEHNCRTMFVVASTHIALGQVDLAIKALDQVIAKDSCLAVGFFQRSAVHMMANRLEEALGDCIWAQKYMRENPVIDYKQLGLRYKMYSWQVLYNAAAVHSRLQQWDKAREILTAASQERGAGRSNLIDTALEAISRREVLEPLLVPEGEVFRPRKQEVDQLKPRDFLGEAKVITSLIPNDDFRGFDPLRPQKPGYYEPKVEDGQDSRYMIMKSAHVAKGAGELSVPAGAKVFLYSDDDQDGLAVLIYDGKRGLVPSFLLEPMGKKNKGKNKRIELANGIPHPPALSPPNRPQGPSQWSLELHPSNAGTTHTTPPTTGNSTRIPTHKAQTSPQEPGSAVVKVHYTYTIALRVPLETSFRDLQDKIAQKLGQPAMNVRLRHRRNDTRALTPLNGDDRLDSMEGVAEYGRAQIWCQNEDPLVNRTILYQMVALYDYNAQGPEDLEFSEGDTIDILSEVNDEWLEGHVAGSIGIFPRSFAHHDTDSISWASTD; encoded by the exons ATGCTGTATATAGAGTTGATCAGACTGTGGGATGAGGCTGTGCGGGCAATAGACAGCCGGGACTGGCAGGGTGCTCTCACTAAACTCAACCAGATCACGGAGCACAACTGTCGCACTATGTTTGTGGTTGCTTCGACACACATTGCCCTAGGTCAAGTGGACTTGGCCATCAAG GCTCTCGACCAGGTAATCGCAAAAGATTCGTGTCTTGCTGTGGGATTTTTTCAGAGGTCTGCTGTTCATATGATGGCGAACAG GCTGGAGGAGGCCTTGGGTGATTGTATATGGGCTCAGAAATACATGAGGGAAAATCCTGTTATTGACTACAAACAGCTGGGTCTTCGTTATAAAATGTACAGCTGGCAG GTCCTTTATAACGCAGCTGCTGTCCACTCTAGACTGCAACAATGGGACAAAGCCAGAGAAATTTTGACGGCGGCCTCACAGGAGAGAGGAGCAGGTCGGAGCAACCTGATAGACACAGCTCTAGAGGCTATTTCT AGGAGAGAGGTTTTGGAGCCTCTCCTGGTTCCTGAGGGTGAAGTCTTCCGTCCCAGGAAACAGGAGGTAGACCAGCTTAAACCGAGGGACTTCTTGGGTGAAGCTAAG GTCATCACTTCTTTGATTCCAAATGATGACTTCAGAGGCTTTGATCCTCTCAGGCCACAG AAACCCGGTTACTATGAGCCAAAGGTAGAAGATGGCCA GGACTCTCGTTACATGATAATGAAGAGCGCACATGTGGCAAAAGGGGCAGGGGAGCTATCAGTGCCTGCAGGAGCAAAAGTGTTTTTGTACAGTGATGATGACCAGGACGGACTGGCAGTACTCATTTATGATGGAAAG AGAGGTCTGGTTCCAAGTTTCCTGCTTGAACCGATGGGCAAGAAAAACAAGGGGAAAAACAAGCGAATT GAACTCGCCAATGGTATCCCACATCCACCAGCTCTATCTCCCCCAAATCGACCCCAAGGTCCATCTCAATGGTCATTAG AGTTGCACCCCTCGAATGCCGGCACTACCCACACAACTCCTCCTACAACCGGCAACTCCACCCGCATCCCTACACACAAG GCCCAAACTTCACCTCAGGAGCCTGGATCAGCCGTAGTCAAGGTACACTATACATACACCATTGCTCTGAGAGTCCCTTTAGAAACTTCTTTCAGGGATCTGCAAGACAAAATTGCTCAGAAATTAGGACAGCCTGCAATGAACGTTCGCCTCAG ACACAGAAGGAATGACACCAGAGCACTAACTCCATTAAATGGTGATGATAGACTGGATAGCATGGAGGGTGTGGCTGAATACGGACGTGCCCAAATTTGGTGTCAG AATGAGGACCCTCTGGTGAACAGGACTATTCTCTATCAGATGGTGGCACTGTATGACTACAATGCACAAGGCCCAGAGGATTTGGAATTCAGTGAAGGTGACACAATTGACATTCTCAGTGAAG tgAATGATGAATGGTTAGAAGGGCATGTTGCTGGAAGTATCGGTATCTTCCCTCGAAGTTTTGCTCATCATGATACAGACAGCATCAGTTGGGCATCGACAGACTGA
- the LOC128009014 gene encoding endoplasmic reticulum mannosyl-oligosaccharide 1,2-alpha-mannosidase, producing the protein MLPPSRRDFVSLTVSESGSYTNSKQWRRQSCWRKWKQLSRLQRSLILFTLMLLLVGGITTSPTLIGHWRGENEYHGKPPFVVNLKNEYRPILPELPSEKKEFHRRGPPVLQNRLQIKTNVSGLLGVENHGLDLKNGDKGGKPVISWRGAVIEEEHASDTDTKDTEIQDDPASIALAESRLEAVREAFRHAWKGYKNFAWGHDELKPISKSYGEWFGLGLTLIDALDTMWILGLKEEFAEARQWVAKELSFDKNVDVNLFESTIRILGGLLSTYHLTGDALFLEKAKDIGSRLMPAFNTASKIPYSDVNIGKGTAHSPQWTSDSTVAEVTSIQLEFRELSRLTGDPKYKLAVMEVMKQVHKLDGKQDGLVPMFINTNSGLFTHQGTFTLGARADSYYEYLLKQWIQGGKTEKELLDDYLQAVEGVKKKLLKKSAPSGLTFVGELSHGHFSPKMDHLVCFLPGTLALGTHNGLPADHMELAKQLIETCYQMYAQMETGLSPEIAHFNMHDGSTQDVDVKIADRHNLLRPETVESLFYLYRFTKDKKYQQWGWEILQNFNKYTRVPTGGYTSINNVRDPASPNPRDKMESFFLGETLKYFYLLFSDEPNLISLDKYVFNTEAHPLPIWTQSE; encoded by the exons ATGCTGCCTCCATCAAGAAGGGATTTTGTTTCTCTGACTGTCAGCGAAAGTGGCAGCTACACCAACAGCAAGCAGTGGCGCCGGCAGTCCTGCTGGAGG AAATGGAAACAGCTGTCGAGATTGCAGCGCAGCCTGATCCTGTTTACACTGATGCTGTTGCTGGTTGGAGGAATCACTACATCTCCTACTCTCATAGGGCACTGGAGAG GGGAGAACGAGTACCATGGAAAACCGCCATTTGTTGTGAACCTGAAAAATGAGTACAGGCCCATTCTTCCTGAGCTGCCCTCCGAG AAAAAGGAATTCCATAGACGTGGACCTCCTGTCTTGCAGAACCGTTTGCAAATCAAAACGAATGTTTCGGGTCTGTTGGGAGTAGAGAATCATGGACTAGACCTGAAGAATGGAGATAAAGGAGGAAAGCCAGTCATTAG TTGGCGTGGAGCTGTGATAGAAGAAGAACATGCATCTGATACTGACACCAAAGACACAGAAATCCAAGACGACCCAGCTTCAATAGCACTTG ctgagagcaggctggaGGCTGTGAGAGAAGCTTTTAGACATGCCTGGAAGGGTTACAAGAACTTTGCTTGGGGTCACGATGAGCTAAAACCGATCTCTAAATCATATGGAGAGTGGTTTGGACTTGGGCTGACCCTAATCGATGCTCTGGACACCATGTGGATCTTGGGTCTCAAAGAGG AGTTTGCAGAGGCCAGGCAGTGGGTGGCCAAAGAGCTCTCCTTCGATAAGAATGTTGATGTTAATCTGTTTGAGAGCACCATTCGTATTCTGGGCGGCCTTCTGAGTACATACCATCTGACTGGAGACGCCTTGTTCCTGGAGAAAGCT AAAGACATCGGCTCCCGACTGATGCCTGCCTTCAATACTGCCTCTAAAATCCCCTATTCGGATGTGAATATTGGGAAGGGGACGGCTCATTCTCCGCAGTGGACTTCAGACAGCACTGTAGCTGAGGTCACTAGCATTCAGCTGGAGTTCAGAGAGCTCAGCCGACTTACCGGAGACCCCAAATACAAG CTGGCTGTAATGGAGGTGATGAAGCAGGTGCATAAACTGGATGGAAAGCAAGATGGGTTAGTGCCGATGTTTATCAATACCAACAGCGGGCTGTTCACCCATCAGGGCACTTTCACGCTGGGTGCCAGGGCTGACAGCTACTATGAGTACCTGCTGAAGCAGTGGATACAAGGAGGAAAGACTGAGAAAGA actgCTGGATGACTACCTGCAAGCTGTGGAAGGGGTGAAGAAGAAACTGCTAAAGAAATCTGCTCCTTCCGGCCTTACATTTGTAGGGGAGCTGTCCCATGGACACTTTAGTCCCAAAATG GACCACTTGGTTTGTTTCCTGCCTGGTACTCTGGCATTGGGGACACATAACGGCCTTCCTGCTGATCATATGGAGTTGGCAAAACAGCTGATTGAGACTTGTTACCAGATGTACGCCCAGATGGAGACCGGTCTGAGCCCGGAGATAGCTCATTTCAACATGCATGATGGCAGCACACAGGATGTAGATGTAAAG ATTGCAGACCGGCACAACCTTCTGCGGCCAGAGACTGTAGAGAGCCTCTTCTACTTGTATAGATTCACCAAGGATAAGAAGTACCAGCAGTGGGGATGGGAGATCCTACAGAACTTCAATAAGTACACAAGG GTTCCCACTGGTGGTTATACGTCCATAAACAATGTCCGTGACCCGGCCAGTCCCAACCCTCGAGACAAGATGGAGAGCTTCTTCCTGGGTGAGACTCTCAAATACTTTTACTTGCTGTTTTCCGATGAGCCCAACCTTATCAGCTTAGACAAGTACGTCTTCAACACTGAGGCCCATCCTCTGCCCATATGGACACAATCAGAGTGA